In Janibacter alkaliphilus, the following proteins share a genomic window:
- a CDS encoding type II secretion system F family protein, translated as MIAVALLLVLAVLAWPVGARHGGPGRHVAAPRAGSVSGAGEVDGLATAAGEDPGDEARGPERRPPVTDREVADAMVLLALALRSGRGLADALAQTAAVSSPGARDDLVRVTTALRWGRSMRQAWTYARPVWRRTAQAMAVADESGAASAAVLLEAAAAQREEDARRIEEAGQRAGVLLVLPLGLCFLPAFVATAVVPLVVVLLGQQLG; from the coding sequence GTGATCGCGGTCGCGCTGCTGCTGGTGCTGGCGGTGCTGGCCTGGCCGGTCGGCGCCCGGCACGGCGGCCCGGGTCGTCATGTGGCCGCACCGCGCGCCGGGTCCGTGTCCGGCGCGGGCGAGGTCGACGGTCTCGCCACGGCCGCCGGAGAGGACCCCGGGGACGAGGCGAGAGGTCCGGAGCGCCGACCGCCGGTCACCGACCGCGAGGTCGCCGACGCCATGGTGCTGCTCGCGCTCGCGCTGCGCTCAGGCCGCGGTCTCGCCGACGCGCTGGCCCAGACGGCCGCGGTATCCTCGCCGGGCGCCCGCGACGACCTGGTCCGGGTGACCACGGCGCTGCGCTGGGGCCGCTCGATGCGGCAGGCCTGGACCTACGCACGTCCGGTGTGGCGGCGCACCGCCCAGGCGATGGCGGTCGCCGACGAGAGCGGCGCCGCCTCGGCCGCCGTGCTGCTGGAGGCGGCGGCCGCGCAGCGCGAGGAGGACGCGCGGCGGATCGAGGAGGCGGGGCAGCGGGCCGGGGTGCTGCTCGTGCTGCCGCTCGGGCTGTGCTTCCTGCCCGCCTTCGTCGCCACCGCCGTGGTGCCGCTGGTGGTGGTGCTCCTGGGGCAGCAGCTGGGCTGA
- a CDS encoding DUF4244 domain-containing protein, with the protein MRSSMSRRWAQLKRAGEAGMTTAEYAVGTLAACTFAIVLLAVVKSGQVKSGLAGVVLEALGIR; encoded by the coding sequence ATGCGGAGCTCGATGTCGCGCCGCTGGGCGCAGCTCAAGAGGGCCGGCGAGGCCGGCATGACGACGGCCGAGTACGCGGTCGGCACGCTGGCCGCGTGCACCTTCGCCATCGTGCTGCTGGCCGTGGTGAAGTCCGGGCAGGTGAAGTCGGGGCTGGCCGGTGTCGTCCTCGAAGCGCTCGGCATCCGCTGA
- a CDS encoding cupin domain-containing protein gives MPTSADRPDRPPRAEQLDLAPHPEGGWYRQTWASPVEVMLAGPDGTTLTRPTATLILFYLPAGEFSTWHRVTWDETWVAAEGTVLLETGGDGDLPVGGERHRVGLQPDDEPHVVIPGGVWQRTLPRDDADALVSCLVSPGFDFVDLEIRGG, from the coding sequence GTGCCGACCTCCGCAGATCGCCCCGACCGTCCGCCGCGCGCCGAGCAGCTCGACCTCGCCCCGCACCCCGAGGGCGGCTGGTACCGCCAGACCTGGGCGTCGCCGGTCGAGGTCATGCTCGCCGGCCCCGACGGCACCACCCTCACCCGCCCGACGGCCACGCTGATCCTCTTCTACCTGCCCGCCGGGGAGTTCTCGACGTGGCACCGGGTGACCTGGGACGAGACCTGGGTCGCGGCCGAGGGCACCGTGCTCCTGGAGACCGGCGGCGACGGGGACCTCCCGGTCGGCGGCGAGCGCCACCGGGTGGGCCTGCAGCCCGACGACGAGCCGCACGTCGTCATCCCCGGCGGGGTGTGGCAGCGCACCCTGCCCCGCGACGACGCTGACGCCCTGGTCAGCTGCCTGGTCTCCCCCGGCTTCGACTTCGTCGACCTCGAGATCCGCGGCGGCTGA
- a CDS encoding TadE family type IV pilus minor pilin → MVSAETALAIPSVLLVLALCLAALQLGVDRVRCVDAARVVAREAARGETASRALADGARAAPDGARISTARQGRDVVATVRVPAPAAATWITAGTTCRAVARMEVGGDG, encoded by the coding sequence ATGGTGAGCGCGGAGACCGCGCTCGCCATCCCCTCGGTGCTGCTGGTGCTGGCGCTCTGCCTGGCGGCGCTGCAGCTGGGCGTCGACCGGGTGCGCTGCGTCGACGCCGCGCGGGTGGTGGCGCGCGAGGCGGCCCGTGGCGAGACGGCCTCCCGGGCGCTGGCCGACGGGGCCCGGGCCGCCCCGGACGGGGCGCGGATCAGCACGGCCCGTCAGGGGCGGGACGTCGTGGCCACCGTGCGGGTGCCGGCGCCGGCGGCCGCCACCTGGATCACCGCCGGCACCACCTGCCGGGCGGTGGCGCGGATGGAGGTGGGCGGCGATGGCTGA
- a CDS encoding Rv3654c family TadE-like protein, producing the protein MADGPSGGTSGGRPGRGRGDRGSGSVLAVGAIAATLSGTLGGLAVASAVLAAHSARAAADLAALATAVQHQQGTGAPCAEARRVAAAQQAEVTACQVTADGTAQVTTSVPVALRLPGVGPTRATGVSRAGPEPG; encoded by the coding sequence ATGGCTGACGGGCCGAGCGGAGGCACATCCGGCGGACGACCGGGGCGAGGACGCGGCGACCGCGGCTCGGGCTCGGTGCTCGCGGTGGGGGCGATCGCGGCCACCCTCAGCGGGACGCTCGGTGGGCTCGCCGTCGCCTCGGCGGTGCTGGCCGCGCACTCCGCGCGCGCGGCGGCCGACCTGGCGGCCCTCGCGACAGCGGTGCAGCACCAGCAGGGCACCGGTGCCCCGTGCGCGGAGGCACGGCGGGTGGCGGCCGCTCAGCAGGCGGAGGTCACCGCCTGCCAGGTCACCGCGGACGGCACGGCGCAGGTCACCACGAGCGTGCCGGTCGCGCTGCGGCTGCCCGGCGTCGGGCCGACTCGGGCGACCGGGGTCTCCCGTGCCGGACCGGAGCCTGGTTAG
- a CDS encoding ATP-dependent 6-phosphofructokinase yields the protein MSGSIGILTSGGDCPGLNAVIRGAVIKGTRIYERDFVGIRDGWRGLVEDDCIPLKRKRVRGLSGVGGTILGTSRTNPYAGGGPDRVREVMARHGMDAIIAIGGEGTLTAARRLADEGINVVGVPKTIDNDLSATDYTFGFDTATSIATESIDRLRTTAEAHHRCMVVEVMGRHVGWIALHAGLASGAHAILIPEVPTSLDDVAHWVTEAKERGRAPVVVAAEGAVLEGEDSPVARHGLDAFGRPRLGGVADRLAPMLEEATGIETRSMTLGHLQRGGSPTAYDRVLATRFGTAAIDAVNAQKWGTMVALNGIDIVEVDLHRAVTELKTVPRSRYQEAAILFG from the coding sequence ATGAGCGGATCCATCGGCATCCTCACCAGCGGCGGCGACTGCCCCGGGCTGAACGCGGTGATCCGGGGCGCGGTCATCAAGGGCACCCGTATCTACGAGCGCGACTTCGTCGGCATCCGCGACGGGTGGCGCGGGCTCGTCGAGGACGACTGCATCCCGCTGAAGCGCAAGCGCGTCCGCGGCCTGTCCGGTGTCGGCGGCACCATCCTCGGCACCTCCCGCACCAACCCCTACGCGGGGGGTGGCCCGGACCGGGTCCGTGAGGTGATGGCCCGCCACGGGATGGACGCGATCATCGCCATCGGCGGCGAGGGCACGCTCACCGCCGCCCGTCGGCTCGCCGACGAGGGGATCAACGTCGTCGGGGTCCCCAAGACCATCGACAACGACCTGTCCGCGACCGACTACACCTTCGGCTTCGACACGGCCACCTCGATCGCCACCGAGTCGATCGACCGGCTGCGCACCACCGCCGAGGCGCACCACCGCTGCATGGTCGTCGAGGTGATGGGCCGGCACGTCGGGTGGATCGCGCTGCACGCCGGGCTGGCCTCGGGTGCGCACGCCATCCTCATCCCCGAGGTGCCGACCTCCCTGGACGACGTCGCGCACTGGGTCACCGAGGCCAAGGAGCGCGGCCGGGCCCCGGTCGTCGTGGCCGCCGAGGGCGCCGTCCTCGAGGGCGAGGACTCGCCGGTGGCCCGGCACGGCCTGGACGCCTTCGGCCGCCCCCGGCTGGGCGGGGTCGCCGACCGGCTGGCGCCGATGCTCGAGGAGGCCACCGGGATCGAGACCCGGTCGATGACGCTGGGGCACCTGCAGCGCGGCGGCAGCCCCACCGCCTACGACCGGGTGCTGGCGACCCGCTTCGGCACCGCGGCGATCGATGCCGTCAACGCGCAGAAGTGGGGAACCATGGTCGCCCTCAACGGCATCGACATCGTCGAGGTCGACCTGCACCGTGCGGTCACCGAGCTCAAGACGGTGCCCCGCTCGCGCTACCAGGAGGCGGCGATCCTCTTCGGCTGA
- a CDS encoding TadA family conjugal transfer-associated ATPase, which translates to MRWTPAMDAQVGRGQAPDEQVIGRVAADEAARLGERGTRRRGEELRAGLLGLGPLEPLVADEAVTDVLVNGDGSLWVDRGDGVQRVRPGLGDREEVRRLAVRLAALAGRRLDDAQPWVDGLLPDGVRLHAVLPPLVADGAHVSLRIPRRRSGGLDALAGLGMLTEGQAVRLREIVRSRTAYVITGGTGSGKTTLLAAMLAEVPADERVVVVEDVGEIVVAHPHVVRLQARSANTEGAGEVSMVDLVRQALRMRPDRLVVGEVRGAEVRDLLLALNTGHEGGCGTLHANAPEDVPARVEALGALAGMSREAVRTQLASAVEVVVHLRREGGRRVVGAIVPLSSLVDAGGPGRPGEAGA; encoded by the coding sequence ATGAGGTGGACGCCGGCGATGGATGCCCAGGTCGGTCGCGGGCAGGCCCCGGACGAGCAGGTGATCGGTCGCGTCGCCGCCGACGAGGCGGCCCGGCTGGGCGAGCGCGGCACCCGGCGGCGGGGCGAGGAGCTGCGGGCCGGCCTGCTCGGTCTCGGGCCGCTGGAGCCGCTGGTCGCCGACGAGGCGGTCACCGACGTGCTGGTCAACGGTGACGGCTCGCTGTGGGTGGACCGTGGCGACGGGGTGCAGCGGGTCCGGCCCGGGCTCGGCGACCGGGAGGAGGTGCGTCGGCTCGCCGTGCGGCTGGCGGCGCTGGCCGGCCGCCGTCTGGACGACGCGCAGCCGTGGGTGGACGGGCTGCTGCCCGACGGGGTCCGGCTGCACGCCGTCCTGCCGCCGCTGGTGGCCGACGGCGCGCACGTGAGCCTGCGCATCCCGCGGCGCCGCTCGGGTGGCCTCGACGCCCTGGCCGGCCTGGGCATGCTCACGGAGGGGCAGGCGGTGCGGCTGCGCGAGATCGTGCGCTCCCGTACCGCCTACGTCATCACCGGCGGCACCGGGTCGGGCAAGACCACCCTGCTGGCGGCCATGCTCGCCGAGGTCCCGGCCGACGAACGGGTGGTCGTGGTCGAGGACGTCGGCGAGATCGTCGTCGCGCACCCGCACGTGGTGCGCCTGCAGGCGCGCTCGGCGAACACCGAGGGTGCCGGGGAGGTGAGCATGGTCGACCTGGTCCGCCAGGCGCTGCGGATGCGTCCGGACCGGCTGGTGGTCGGCGAGGTCCGCGGCGCCGAGGTGCGCGACCTGCTGCTCGCGCTGAACACCGGCCACGAAGGGGGGTGCGGCACCCTGCACGCCAACGCCCCCGAGGACGTCCCGGCCCGGGTCGAGGCGCTCGGCGCGCTCGCCGGGATGAGCCGTGAGGCGGTGCGCACCCAGCTGGCCAGCGCGGTCGAGGTGGTGGTGCACCTGCGCCGGGAGGGCGGACGCAGGGTCGTCGGCGCCATCGTGCCGCTGAGCTCTCTGGTCGACGCCGGCGGACCCGGCCGGCCGGGGGAGGCCGGGGCATGA
- a CDS encoding inorganic phosphate transporter, with translation MAHDTMAPAPEQAPEPPSPQRGSDIVWHTAFGLLLVVTVVSFILWSTGQISQSSHYAVLVVTILLGVFMAFNIGGNDVANSFGTSVGAGTLTMKQALMVAAVFEVGGAVLAGGEVTDTVRSGIVDLDGVPLDPMDFAFIMMAALLGAALWLLVATQMGWPVSTTHSIIGGIVGAAVTLGFVTGDGGWEMVQWGGIGQIVISWFLSPVLGGLVAYVLFRGIKQGILVYNEQADDQLRQLKVERIEHRERHKAAFERLDELQQISYTNTMARDAVVVSSPDFDRDELESDYYRELYELQDEAENLEAHRALETWVPLLAAGGSVVITAMLLFKGLKNLHLELDSIGNFLVMGMVGAAVWMAVFIFAKSLKKQTLARSTFLLFSWMQVFTASAFAFSHGSNDIANAVGPFAAVLDVLRTNEIGAESAVPTALMVTSGVALVAGLWFIGRKVITTVGTGLTKIHPASGFAAELSAAAVVMGASLLGLPVSSTHILIGAVLGVGMVNKAANWNLMKPIAMAWVITVPAAAAVGAVGVVVIRGIFG, from the coding sequence ATGGCTCACGACACCATGGCTCCTGCGCCGGAGCAGGCTCCCGAACCACCGTCTCCGCAGCGCGGATCCGACATCGTCTGGCACACCGCCTTCGGGCTGCTGCTGGTCGTCACCGTCGTCTCGTTCATCCTCTGGTCGACGGGGCAGATCAGTCAGAGCTCGCACTACGCGGTGCTCGTGGTCACCATCCTGCTGGGGGTCTTCATGGCCTTCAACATCGGCGGCAACGACGTCGCCAACTCCTTCGGCACCTCGGTGGGCGCCGGCACCCTGACGATGAAGCAGGCGCTCATGGTGGCCGCCGTCTTCGAGGTCGGTGGCGCGGTGCTGGCCGGTGGCGAGGTGACCGACACCGTGCGCAGCGGCATCGTCGACCTCGACGGGGTCCCGCTGGACCCGATGGACTTCGCCTTCATCATGATGGCGGCCCTGCTCGGCGCCGCGCTGTGGCTGCTCGTGGCCACCCAGATGGGCTGGCCTGTCTCGACCACCCACTCGATCATCGGCGGCATCGTCGGCGCCGCGGTCACCCTCGGCTTCGTCACCGGCGACGGCGGCTGGGAGATGGTGCAGTGGGGCGGCATCGGCCAGATCGTCATCTCCTGGTTCCTCTCCCCGGTGCTCGGCGGCCTGGTCGCCTACGTCCTCTTCCGCGGGATCAAGCAGGGCATCCTCGTCTACAACGAGCAGGCCGACGACCAGCTGCGCCAGCTCAAGGTGGAGCGGATCGAGCACCGCGAGCGGCACAAGGCCGCCTTCGAGCGCCTCGACGAGCTGCAGCAGATCTCCTACACCAACACCATGGCCCGGGACGCGGTCGTGGTCAGCTCCCCCGACTTCGACCGCGACGAGCTGGAGTCGGACTACTACCGCGAGCTGTACGAGCTGCAGGACGAGGCGGAGAACCTCGAGGCGCACCGGGCGCTGGAGACCTGGGTGCCGCTGCTGGCCGCCGGCGGGTCGGTCGTCATCACCGCGATGCTGCTCTTCAAGGGGCTGAAGAACCTCCACCTCGAGCTCGACAGCATCGGCAACTTCCTCGTCATGGGGATGGTCGGCGCCGCGGTCTGGATGGCCGTCTTCATCTTCGCGAAGTCGTTGAAGAAGCAGACCCTGGCCCGGTCCACCTTCCTGCTCTTCAGCTGGATGCAGGTCTTCACCGCCTCGGCCTTCGCCTTCAGCCACGGCTCGAACGACATCGCCAACGCCGTCGGGCCGTTCGCCGCGGTGCTGGACGTGCTGCGCACCAACGAGATCGGCGCCGAGTCCGCGGTCCCCACCGCCCTCATGGTCACCTCCGGGGTGGCCCTGGTCGCCGGACTGTGGTTCATCGGCCGCAAGGTCATCACCACCGTCGGGACCGGGCTGACGAAGATCCACCCGGCCTCGGGCTTCGCTGCCGAGCTGTCCGCCGCGGCGGTGGTCATGGGCGCCTCGCTGCTGGGGCTGCCGGTCTCCTCGACGCACATCCTCATCGGTGCGGTGCTCGGCGTCGGGATGGTCAACAAGGCCGCCAACTGGAACCTCATGAAGCCGATCGCCATGGCCTGGGTCATCACCGTCCCGGCCGCGGCGGCGGTGGGCGCGGTCGGTGTCGTCGTCATCCGGGGGATCTTCGGCTGA
- a CDS encoding DUF6308 family protein — MALEITVAGRTIEDARRVVEHYARSHPRTLTRYDASTQECHDVISAEDVAASRVLASRISRAQGEEILELAASHHELLAQIPKEADLADADPAESQGLYDKGADLLTALQGPWVRVAKASKVLHLKRPALFPILDSGLTRLYRSCAAEAARRYPERGHRRMFWAAIRNDLRTNVDTLAELRKQISDADAQALTRDLTDLRLMDILAWEASRRSI; from the coding sequence ATGGCCCTTGAGATCACGGTGGCAGGTCGGACGATCGAGGACGCGCGTCGCGTGGTCGAGCACTATGCGAGGAGTCACCCTCGGACCCTGACGCGGTACGACGCGTCGACGCAGGAGTGCCATGACGTCATCTCAGCGGAGGACGTCGCGGCCTCGCGGGTTCTCGCCTCACGCATCAGCCGTGCACAGGGGGAAGAGATTCTTGAGCTCGCTGCCAGCCACCACGAGTTGCTCGCGCAGATCCCGAAGGAGGCGGATCTGGCTGACGCGGACCCCGCGGAGTCTCAGGGGCTCTACGACAAGGGAGCCGACCTGCTCACGGCGCTCCAAGGTCCTTGGGTGCGGGTCGCCAAGGCCTCGAAGGTGCTGCACCTCAAGCGCCCGGCCTTGTTCCCGATCCTCGACTCCGGGCTTACGCGCCTCTATCGCAGTTGCGCTGCCGAGGCTGCCCGTCGGTACCCCGAGCGCGGTCACCGTCGCATGTTCTGGGCTGCGATCCGCAACGATCTGCGGACCAACGTCGACACTTTGGCCGAGCTGAGGAAGCAGATCTCGGATGCGGATGCCCAGGCACTGACGCGTGATCTCACCGACCTGCGCCTCATGGACATCCTCGCGTGGGAAGCAAGCCGTCGCTCGATCTGA
- a CDS encoding type II secretion system F family protein, whose protein sequence is MSAAEVLLVLLAVLLWPGASPALGSGRAARRPQARDGGRWQRRGGPASEERLADLAETVAMALRAGATPPRAVELARADARAPWDDVLADVAAALARGEEAGPVWSAAAQQHPEVGFLGGAWRLSERLGSPLAPTVEVAAEVLRGRLGVRRRLDAASAGPRATMVMLTLLPLVGLLAGLTFGIAPWTVVTWSSATMLSVGAGVVLTGLGWTICRAVLRRAVREQVHR, encoded by the coding sequence ATGAGCGCCGCCGAGGTGCTGCTCGTGCTCCTGGCGGTGCTGCTGTGGCCGGGCGCGTCGCCGGCGCTGGGATCGGGTCGGGCGGCTCGTCGGCCGCAGGCACGCGACGGAGGCCGGTGGCAGCGCCGTGGCGGGCCGGCGTCCGAGGAGCGGCTCGCCGACCTCGCCGAGACCGTCGCCATGGCGCTGCGCGCCGGGGCGACGCCGCCGCGGGCGGTCGAGCTGGCCCGGGCCGACGCACGCGCCCCGTGGGACGACGTCCTGGCCGACGTGGCCGCGGCGCTGGCCCGCGGCGAGGAAGCCGGACCGGTGTGGAGCGCCGCGGCGCAGCAGCATCCCGAGGTGGGCTTCCTCGGCGGCGCCTGGCGGCTCTCCGAGCGCCTGGGCAGCCCGCTGGCCCCGACGGTGGAGGTGGCCGCCGAGGTGCTGCGCGGGCGGCTCGGGGTGCGCCGCCGGCTGGACGCGGCGAGCGCCGGCCCGCGGGCGACGATGGTCATGCTCACCCTGCTCCCGCTCGTCGGGCTGCTGGCCGGCCTGACCTTCGGGATCGCGCCGTGGACGGTGGTGACCTGGTCCTCGGCCACCATGCTCAGCGTCGGTGCGGGGGTGGTGCTGACCGGGCTCGGCTGGACGATCTGCCGCGCGGTGCTGCGGCGGGCCGTGCGCGAGCAGGTGCACCGGTGA